GACCTTTTCGATGTTGTATCAGTGTGCTCCAAGCCAAGGTATTGTTCCCAAGCACCGTATACGTCTCTCCTCTGTACATTGAAAAGAAAAGCATCATACATGAACTTAGTGTACAGGAGAAGGTATGCATTTAAGTATGCTGAAGAAATCGCTTGCCTGAAAACGTGCAGATACAACATCAGTATCCTGGAGGTACTCTGGCCGGTTCATGGATATGAATGCAAGCTTCCACTGATCAAATAAGCATTATCAGGGATAGTGATGCATGTTGGCAGTACAAATTGGTGTGAAGATAAATGTAATAATTTGCTAGAAATACAGTATAAATCAGGTAACAAACTAAATACAGGGAAGATCATGAAAGGGACTGGAGAGAAGCAGGGATGGAGGCGGGACCAAGGGGAGACATGCCCTGAAGGGCGAAGGCTGAACTGATGCTTAAAAAGTTAACCCACCTACCAAGTTCTTTCATTTATTTTCCGGGGTTTTTTTATTGGCAAGTTCCTTCATTTCTGGAGGAACAAGGTGTTGATATCTAGCTCCTCCGAACAAACAAAAGGTGCACTACACCTTCCAGTGGCCTAAAGATTTTGGCACCCTTTCCAATCAACTTGAAACATTGTAACTGGAGGGACTAACCCCTTGATGTGGTTTTGCCACATTGCACATTCAAGACTACACAGAGCTTTGTAACCATAATTTGGTTTCATTTAAGAGTTTGCCAATGCCTCAGATGACCAAAGCATGTCACACTGACAGGAAGGGGCCAGAATGCGGCAAGAAGAATAGGCAGTCAAAATTAGTGGCAAAATGATGAATTTAAGTCAACATTTGtggcaaaaataaaataacaccTCATCGAGTTGGAGCAATAAACAGTTTCTAGATTCAACCAACCACAATATCCAAATATAAAAAAGTCAAGACACATCTGGGTAAATCCATTCAAAAAataatatggagatgaaaataGAGTACCTTGGAGAATTCCTCATCGGGGACTCTAAGTTTTCTTTGGATGCGCTCCATTACCTCAGCAGCAGTCTCACCTTCACGGATAACCATCAAAAAAGGATCTCCAAAATTCTGAATCTGCTGATTCTGATTAGGGTCTTTCATGAAATGGTAAACATGAATCAATCGATCATGTGGGCCAAGATTCTTCTCTTCCTCTGGGATCTGTTTCAAAATTGATAGAGGCAATGTCATGCATAACTTCACATAAGTATCATAGTTGAATAAATAAGCTTACGTGAACACAACTTAATGCCAACAGATCAAAGGGGCAACTTCATCAATTACAAGAAAAATTAAATAATACAAACCTCCTCAGCCCGTAGTGTCCAGTACTGATCATTTATGTTCTCTATCTTCTCATGAGGTGGAAAGATCTGCAGGGAATAATTAAAACATCCATAAAAATGCCAAATGTAAGGAAAGATGTAGAACAAATCTTAGAAAGTTATACATAAACTCCAGAACATTACATTGAAATAGAGCATACAGGAATCTTCATTAGGGAAATATTTCACACAAACCATCTTAATTcacaaatgtaaatgcacaaacctTATAAATCTTGTGGTAAAATACTTCAAGCAAGCGGAGCTCAGCATCAGGATTAGACAGTTCAACCTGTTGAGCATTAAAAAGAGCATGAAGACATGCtttaaccaaaaaaaaacatataataTAGTAACAAGGCAAAGGTATGCAGGAACCCAACCAAAACCATCATATTCAAATTCAGCTAAGATTTCTTTTCAAGAGAAACAAACAAACTGAATAAACTGAAAGACAAACAAGTGATCACCTTGGTTTTCAAGTCAGTAATCACGTCGCTGATGGTGCTATTCTTTGGAAGTCTTATGCTATGAACTACAACCTGACAAGTCATGTGTTTTTGCATATGTTAGCAATAAATGATGGGCATAGGAATTAGTGACGAACATGAGACAAACCTCATCTTTTGTTGCATGATGGAATGCAACTTTAAGTGTTTTCAAACACTGCAATTCTGGCAATGGAATGTCCAGAACCTCATAATACAAGATATCAGAAGTCTGCAAAATGGAGCATGAAAATGAAAGTAGAATAAATCAGTGTCATGTACTCATGTTAAGTATTTTTCAAATGCAGTAATGTACTCAATggataaaaaaagaaagggaattCAACCTGATTATAATGGACAAGCATGTCCAGTAGATGTTCTACTCCCCGATATCTGATAGGCTGCGGTTTAGGTTGCTGAGAATAACAATTGTGAGATGTAAGCCGAATCTTTGATGGATCATCCAAACCAAGTTGATGCGCAACTTTCTCAACAACATCATCATAAGTATGAAGCTTTGACCTAAGTGAAAACATGAAACACATATATGTAAGTTGAAGAAAAACTAAATATAAAATCAGTTTATTGGTTTGATTTGCAACCACTTACAATTCCAAAGAAAAATCATCATCCTTAGGTTTGTCCAGAGACCGAAAGTGCACAACCTACAGTACAAATAACACAAAAGTACTAAGTGAGCTCAGTAACAGTACATTTGTTTGCAGTGTACAGAAAACAGCAAGCATAATTATGATGCCATAGTAAAACAAACAAGACACAAATATATCCATATATACCCATCCTATAGCAACAGATGAGAAAGTATTTTACAAAGAAAACCATATGTGCATGCAAACACATGCTCACCAATTATGCCACCTTTTTTATAATGGTGTTTGGATTTGGGAAGCACATGCTCACCACGATTTACATAAATGAAGGCGAAGAGAGAACAGCATATCAAAGACAAAGTGAAACAAAAGGAGGAAATGGTATAGTAGTCTAGTCTCGGTAAACAATGAGATAAATTGAAAATATTACAATTGATTTTTATCCAAAGTATACCTGCCTATTGTGAACATACTCCAAGAATGAAGGAACATCTGGATAGCGCACTTGTGTATCACCATCAGGAACAGGAGCCTTTTGGAAACAGATGATGTCTCCATCTTCAAGCTAAAGCATGAGAAAACAaattcagagaaaaatatgaatacCTTCATTAACTGCAgaactaaaataaatatatgtatctaaaaaagagACTTTTTTTTGCAAACCTGACTAGAACGGAAAGTTAGTTTCTTGTCAATATGTTCACACATCACATTTGGCTCAAACTTAATTTCCTGCAGAGTAAGAATGTCAAAAGCCTCAGGATACTCATCTTGGGAAGAGGATAGCTACAACATTATTAGGTGCATAACATTATAAGACATTAACTATCAAGCAAGGTACGCTTGAAGAATTAAGGACTCAAACAGAACTGTATGAGCACATGGTAGAACACGCATGCTGCAAACTTGAATGCTTTCCACACTCTAGAGAAATAAATACAGAATTGTGAAGCACCTCGTATAGCTCTATTTCTTCATTTGGAGAAAACCCTGCCATTTCATTTAGCTTCGTCAATATTTCAGATGGCTTTCCCAAAGCCTTCACGAAAAGTCTACCAACAAACCTGTATAACAGACCGATGTCACCAGGCGAGTCATCTGTAATAGATTTTCAGCACAAGGATTGACAACTAGATTAACAAGAAACATACCTGAGCTCTTCCTTCTCAGCATCATAAAGCTTGAAGAAAAGTAGTATGTCTTCTTTGCTCTTCTCTGGTGGACGAATTGGACGTAACTCCTGTAGAAGTAATAATTAGGCACGATCATGCATCTCAAATCTAGCAGgcataataaaaaaaataggagaCATAAGAAACTATATATTGCAATTGCTTATGCTATTACCGGTCCAAGTTCAACTTCCAGGAACAGCTTCAACTCAGCATTGTGTGCCTTATTTGAGACTTCCCTAAGCTGCCCGACCTGTGCAACAAAAGTAATGAATTAAAATCACAAAATAAATTAAAACAAGTTAAAGAAGTAAAAAGCAAGATAAGATGCATCTTATATTTCACTATTTCTCGAACGTTCTCTCACAGATACATCCTTAAGTCTATTGCAATAATTCTAGTATTCTGCATTCAAGCAATTCAACCAAACAGGATAGGATAGATCATGAATTCAAATAAGCTAATGGTACATGTTACATGCAAGGAAATCTCAAGGGTTAAGAAATGTGCACTTCACTTGTCTCCAAATTGCAAGTGAGATGTGAAGAATTGAAGATACAACTTGCAATTGATATTGGAAAATAAAAGGTTACCCTTTTCACATTAACATATTGGCAAAGAGGaacaaaaattaaaaagaaaggATCAAGCAATTGGTAACAAAACTAAACGGAAGTAAGAGATGAGGACCTCAATAATGTTGAACCAAATAGTATTCCACTTATAAGTATTTGAAGGATCATAAGTGTGAACTTCTAGAGCAATAAATGACTCACCGATTGTGCTTCTTCATGGGCGGTCAACGGACGATTTGGCCGGTATGTATGGTTCTGCCTCTTAGCCCACAACCAGAAGCGCTGAAACTGTACAGGTATGCCATATTCCtttgcaacttcctcctattaaACAATTCATTTGAAAATCAAATGAGACTAAATTCAAGTCAAAGGATGATTATTAATTATATAGGAAACTTTAGCTTTGACGCAGATCATAGAGCACAACTGTAAAATTAAAGAAATTTGGAATGCGATAGATGGAATGTTCCAAATTGGAAGTTAGACAAACCATAAAGCAAGTGCACTGCTTATTTCTGGTAAGTTTCCCAGTTAAAGATAGAACTAGAATAGAAAATAAGGCTGTGTTTGGAGGGGCTCAAACTTGAGTTCAAACCCACCACAAATGTAGCAGGTCAAACCTTGCAAATAGGCCAAAAATATCCAAAAATCTTAACCATGAAACCTTGATATGGAATAGGTTTTTTGGGGTCTTTACCTTGAATGAAGTAAAAGGCAACTGCTTCTGAATGCGGAAGCTGCGAACTTTTTCGTGGTCCACCAGGTCAAAATATATGTTCTTACCAATCTGATCCTTTAAATCTTCATCTCGAGCAATCTGTGTTCATTTTTACAAACAAAGCTCTATCAGAAAAAGTCACCAAAGAGAAACTGgttatgactgaaacaagaccGGACCTTTATGATAGTGTAGAGGTGTGCTTcagccttttcctttttcttgtgtTCTTTCTCTTCTTGTTCTTTCTTCAACCTTATCTGTAAAAGCACAGTTGAACCAGTCACTATCTTCAAAGAAAATGCAACATGATATATAGAAAAGGGGGGAATTACACACAAACTACTTACCCGCAAATGCTCCGCAATATCCTTCTCATCAACATTACACATTATTTTCTCCTTGTCACTCTCACGAATGTAGACAAGCATGTAGGCATTGGAATACTTTGTGAACTTGAACGGCGTGTTATTGAAACCAGGGTTTATTTGAGGCAACTGTtgcatgaaaaaaagaaaataaaataagatgaATGAAGTTACTACGACAAGTCAACAAGTAATCGTATTATACTGAATGAACTGTTGTTAAAAAGAGTGTTACCTCTTCCTCACCCCCATACTGCTCTTCAAGTGCCTTTTTCGTATCTTCTTTCGTAACCCGCTCATCATCAAATTTGTACCTGAAAAGTGAGTatccaaccaaaaaaaaaaccatgaagCGCATTTGCAAAATATATTTTCAGAGATATAGTAACTGGATGAACTTGTGTGCATAAGCGAAGTGAGTCCATGCCCCATCTGCTTAAAGAAGATATTATTGTGAAATGCTATTCAGCACTGTGTACTGTCAACCTACAGTGAGGTTGATGGAACATGCAGACTGCTAACCAACAGATTCCGAGGATTGCATATTGACACGAGAAACGAGATAGTGATGTAGCGAGAATGAGTAAACTGAAGTTATTAGCAGAGGAGAGTGTAAATATACTGTATCCCAGCTTAATATCACAACTGTTACATATATGTCAGGGCCATATTAGCCCATATGCTGTATATATCAACATATAAACATCAAGTCTAAATAAGAGAGATCTTCCCGCCAATTATTTCAAGGTAACAGCAACATGGGGTGAAGAACTACTAACGTACATAGTAATTATGTCCTCAAGCTTTAGAATGTCAGACCACAATCAAAATAAGTAAAACAAACAGAACCAGAAAACACTAGAAATAACTGAAACCCATAAGATAAAAACGCACCACTGATCTGAGAGTGTCGGCCGAATGAAAGCATAATAGTGACCACCATGTACTCCTCCACTATGAACAAGAACACTGACAAAAGAAGATAGGCAACATCAGTACAGAAAAAATGGGCCATGTCATAAGAAAAGATTAATAATGTTCTCATATAAACTGTCAGCAAAAGGAAGAGAACAAACTTTCAAATTTGCACATTTTCTAACACAACTTAACAATGTAGGCCAAAAGGACAATATTGAATAGATACATATAATTGGCCAATTTCTACAGTCAGGTTCTTGTCTTCCACAAGAAATCATCAGCATCTAAAGGAACAAAGGAAAATAGGTTTGGGCCACTGTCAATTACAGTTTCGATATCTACCATTGCTTCTGTAATATTTTGACTCATGCCACCACTGTGTAAAATGTTCGGTTTATGCCACTGCCATACCAATTTTAGTGGCAAAACTTGTTCAATTTATGCCACTCGATGTGGTACGGTAAATCGGTAATGGCATACATGGAAGAAGTTTTACATAGTGGTGGTACTAGTCTAAAAATTGTAAAAGCAGTGGCAAAGATTGAAACAGTTTGACATGGTGGCACAAGCCTAAGTTCTCCTGTAAGGAAAGGGACACCTTTTAAAGGAGAAGTGCTACATTGGTTGGAATTTCTTCATTTCTAAAACAGATTAGACTTCTTTATTATAGCTGGTGAGACTATATTCATTCAAAGAATTAGAACAACATACGATAAATAAATTACCTGTGAAGCGTATAAAGGTTTCTAATACTACGATCTGCATCTGGAGAAAGATATTTTCCTTCATCTCTATCAAGATCAAGTTGTAGCGGGAACTCATAACGGTCATTAATCTGCAAAAGTAGGGGGTTTTGCCATCAATTGTAAATAATCTCATCCATCATTTCTTAAACAAAAGACATGTCATGTTAATTTCTTGACCATGAGAACAGAGAGTTCAAAAAAAATGAGAACAGAGAACGGAATGAAGCAAAAACAAGAACATGTCAACATGAAACAGAGAATCATAATCAAAAGAAAGAACAGAGCAATGGAACAATATCATGTCTGAATGAGGCATGTTGTACGCAGGGTATTGGATCCAAATAATAGGCTTCTATGTCATGTTTGTATATCCAAACAAGGACTTGCTGATGCAAAATACAAGGTGATTGAGGTGTCATTTGTCACAGCTTAAAACTCTTGCACCTTAAAGAAGTCTCCCAAGTCATTCGACAGTCCCTATTCAAGCAGTATGGTCCTAGGCTACGTGCATCAACCTAAATAACTGTCAGAAGAATCATCTATTTATTGACAATTTTCGTAATTCTAAAGCAAAACCGCAGTTTGCAACAGATGTTTGCGCTTACCACATCGTTCACGTGATCCCCAACAATGATATGACTGAACCcacaaaaaagaaaggaaaaaaaaactggttGTGACTAACCTAGAACATATTTATTCTATTTTGGTGCACTTCACTGCAAAGAATTAATTTTGTCGGTGCCAACACAGGTTCAATAGCcccaaaaatagaaaaataggTTTATCAATGCATAGATAGTCCCATTGTATGGGTTCAGGAGTTAGCAGTAACAGAAATTGACAAGCACTTCATGGCATAGAGTCGCAGATACAATCACATTAATTTTATGCAAATTCTTGCCAAACTTTTGAAAATTGTTGCATGTGATCTGAAAGAAATTACGCCAGTCTGGCCAATATCTAAAAATACTTCATGTAACTTGAAAGAAACAAAATTGGTACCAGTGCCCAAATGGGAACAGATTTGGAAATCTCAAAAAGAGTGTCTGTATTTCATTAGTCTAAAGGCTTACAGT
This sequence is a window from Setaria italica strain Yugu1 chromosome III, Setaria_italica_v2.0, whole genome shotgun sequence. Protein-coding genes within it:
- the LOC101783489 gene encoding ubiquitin carboxyl-terminal hydrolase 12 isoform X1 yields the protein MTMMTPPPLEQQQEDEEMLVPHQELPVAGPEPAPQPMEVVAQTEPANTAESQPAEDPQTSRFTWTIESFSRLNTKKHYSDVFVVGGYKWRVLIFPKGNNVDHFSMYLDVADSGNLPYGWSRYAQFSLAVVNQIHPKYTIRKDTQHQFNARESDWGFTSFMPLSDLYDPSRGYLVNDTVVVEAEVAVRRMVDYWTYDSKKETGYVGLKNQGATCYMNSLLQTLYHIPYFRKAVYHMPTTENDMPSGSIPLALQSLFYKLQYSDNSVATKELTKSFGWDTYDSFMQHDVQELNRVLCEKLEDKMKGTVVEGTIEQLFEGHHINYIECINVDYKSSRKESFYDLQLDVKGCRDVYASFDKYVEVERLEGDNKYHAEQYGLQDAKKGVLFLDFPPVLQLQLKRFEYDYMRDTMVKINDRYEFPLQLDLDRDEGKYLSPDADRSIRNLYTLHSVLVHSGGVHGGHYYAFIRPTLSDQWYKFDDERVTKEDTKKALEEQYGGEEELPQINPGFNNTPFKFTKYSNAYMLVYIRESDKEKIMCNVDEKDIAEHLRIRLKKEQEEKEHKKKEKAEAHLYTIIKIARDEDLKDQIGKNIYFDLVDHEKVRSFRIQKQLPFTSFKEEVAKEYGIPVQFQRFWLWAKRQNHTYRPNRPLTAHEEAQSVGQLREVSNKAHNAELKLFLEVELGPELRPIRPPEKSKEDILLFFKLYDAEKEELRFVGRLFVKALGKPSEILTKLNEMAGFSPNEEIELYEEIKFEPNVMCEHIDKKLTFRSSQLEDGDIICFQKAPVPDGDTQVRYPDVPSFLEYVHNRQVVHFRSLDKPKDDDFSLELSKLHTYDDVVEKVAHQLGLDDPSKIRLTSHNCYSQQPKPQPIRYRGVEHLLDMLVHYNQTSDILYYEVLDIPLPELQCLKTLKVAFHHATKDEVVVHSIRLPKNSTISDVITDLKTKVELSNPDAELRLLEVFYHKIYKIFPPHEKIENINDQYWTLRAEEIPEEEKNLGPHDRLIHVYHFMKDPNQNQQIQNFGDPFLMVIREGETAAEVMERIQRKLRVPDEEFSKWKLAFISMNRPEYLQDTDVVSARFQRRDVYGAWEQYLGLEHTDTTSKRSYTANQNRHTYEKPVKIYN
- the LOC101783489 gene encoding ubiquitin carboxyl-terminal hydrolase 12 isoform X2, whose protein sequence is MTMMTPPPLEQQEDEEMLVPHQELPVAGPEPAPQPMEVVAQTEPANTAESQPAEDPQTSRFTWTIESFSRLNTKKHYSDVFVVGGYKWRVLIFPKGNNVDHFSMYLDVADSGNLPYGWSRYAQFSLAVVNQIHPKYTIRKDTQHQFNARESDWGFTSFMPLSDLYDPSRGYLVNDTVVVEAEVAVRRMVDYWTYDSKKETGYVGLKNQGATCYMNSLLQTLYHIPYFRKAVYHMPTTENDMPSGSIPLALQSLFYKLQYSDNSVATKELTKSFGWDTYDSFMQHDVQELNRVLCEKLEDKMKGTVVEGTIEQLFEGHHINYIECINVDYKSSRKESFYDLQLDVKGCRDVYASFDKYVEVERLEGDNKYHAEQYGLQDAKKGVLFLDFPPVLQLQLKRFEYDYMRDTMVKINDRYEFPLQLDLDRDEGKYLSPDADRSIRNLYTLHSVLVHSGGVHGGHYYAFIRPTLSDQWYKFDDERVTKEDTKKALEEQYGGEEELPQINPGFNNTPFKFTKYSNAYMLVYIRESDKEKIMCNVDEKDIAEHLRIRLKKEQEEKEHKKKEKAEAHLYTIIKIARDEDLKDQIGKNIYFDLVDHEKVRSFRIQKQLPFTSFKEEVAKEYGIPVQFQRFWLWAKRQNHTYRPNRPLTAHEEAQSVGQLREVSNKAHNAELKLFLEVELGPELRPIRPPEKSKEDILLFFKLYDAEKEELRFVGRLFVKALGKPSEILTKLNEMAGFSPNEEIELYEEIKFEPNVMCEHIDKKLTFRSSQLEDGDIICFQKAPVPDGDTQVRYPDVPSFLEYVHNRQVVHFRSLDKPKDDDFSLELSKLHTYDDVVEKVAHQLGLDDPSKIRLTSHNCYSQQPKPQPIRYRGVEHLLDMLVHYNQTSDILYYEVLDIPLPELQCLKTLKVAFHHATKDEVVVHSIRLPKNSTISDVITDLKTKVELSNPDAELRLLEVFYHKIYKIFPPHEKIENINDQYWTLRAEEIPEEEKNLGPHDRLIHVYHFMKDPNQNQQIQNFGDPFLMVIREGETAAEVMERIQRKLRVPDEEFSKWKLAFISMNRPEYLQDTDVVSARFQRRDVYGAWEQYLGLEHTDTTSKRSYTANQNRHTYEKPVKIYN